The following DNA comes from Vicugna pacos chromosome 13, VicPac4, whole genome shotgun sequence.
AAGGCTTCTCTCTCGTCCCTGATGTCCAGACGGTAGGTCTCTGGgaaaaattcttccattttcaggATCCTGCAGAAGCAGGGAAGTGGGAAGACACGGGGAGggttgcccccctcccccaggcttgGCTGGCCATTTTAGGGGTCTGACCCGGGGGTGGCTTGGAGGGAGAGTGTCCACTGGGAAGCTGGGCTGGGCTCCAGGCATCCCTGCAGCCTTTGGTTtcctctgacacacacacatcccagccccacAGCTGTCTCCTCTGGACATTTGCACCTTCTGTTCCTGGCCAAGATCACTCTCCCGGCTTCTTGCACACCTCGCTTCTCTGCAGGCTGCCTCGTCCAcatcccagcccctctcccacctTCCTGCTCTCAGGCCTTTGCGAGTGGTCAGTTCAGACCTGTGTCCCAGGCCAGGCCAGAGCCCAGCGTGTAGCTAATGGTTGGCACGGATCCCCCGACCTGGGATGCCCTTGACCCCCTTTCACCTGCCACTAGGCCATCCTTCAGCTTAGGGGAGAAGGGCTGAGTGCATCTACCTCTGTGGCCCAAGGCGTCCTGGGCTGGTCCACATGAACTCTTCCAGGGCGGGTGTTGTGTCCTTTCCAGGTCTATACCCCAGGGGGACACAGAGCCTGGCCTGAGTGGCACTCAGTGTGTGGAGGATGGACGGCGGGGTGTCTGGAgaggtggggagtgggtgggggcTTGGTGGTATGTTCGTGGTGTGTGGATGGGTATTGGTTGGACAAATGGATTTTGGATGGAAGTAGGTGCATGGGCAAGTGGTCTGGTGGATGCCTGGAGGGCAGTGGACTGAAGCTGCTGACAGAAATGGGTGGAGGTGGAAGCTGGACACGTGGCTGTAAAGGTGGTGTCGTGGATGACCGGGTAGTGGGTGGCTGCCCGCCTGGTAGGGGGAGGACAGGGAGGCAGATGGAGGGGGAGCTGTTTGGATGGGTGGGCAGTTGCGTAAATGGCTGGCAGTGAGTGGATGAGGGTGGACAAGTGGCTGCAGGTTGGAGCGCATGGACTGGGTCAGGCCCGGCTGcatggtgggtgggtggaggaggaCCTGTGAGAACGGGCAGTGGAGACTGAGTGAGGGACGCCAGTGGGTGGCTCTGTAGCAGGCGTGTGATGACTGCTGGGGTCCAAGAGGGTGGGTGGATGGAATGGTGGCCGGTGTCGGACGTGGAGATCGGTCGGTGAGCACTGGCTGGGTCAGTGGGAAGGCGAGAGCAGATGGACTCAGTGGAGGGCGGGCGGGACCAGTGGCCAGCGGGCGCGTCGGGTTGGGTGGGTGCCTGGTGGGCCGGGGCAGGCTCACTTGGCCTGCGTGCTCGGGGGCGGCTTGCTGGTCCTGCTCACGACCCGCGCGTGCTCCCTCAGGGCTCTGAGCAGCCCGATCTTGGTGGTGAGGAGCTGGTTATTGGGGAGCTGGAACAGCAGCTGCTCACCTGGCACGACAAAGCCCAGAAGTGTGCGGCCGTGCGGCGAGGAGGGCCGGCCGCGGCTGCGGGCCCCCTGCCGCCCCTACCTTCCCGGAACCGGCAGTAGGTGTCCCTGCACTTGACCTCGCACCACGTCAGCTTGCAGTCCTCCCGCTGGCTGTCCTGGGTGCGCTGCCAGCCCTTGCTCTTGCAGTAGGAGCTGATTCTGCAGGGCGAGGAATGGCGGTGACCCAAGGGCCGTGGGGAGCAGCAGCGGAGCGGGGCCCGGCCGGGCGGCAGTGGGGCTGGGCAGCACCTGAGGCCCCACTCACACTGAGGCCCCGTTGGTGCCTCCGATGTAGAAGACGGGACCCTGCCCAGTGCTGGGCGGCTGCTTCTCTCCCCCCAGCAGGTGCTTCTCCAGGAGGGCAGCCTGGGGCCGGGCAGCGTCAGCGTCGTCCGGGAGGTCTGCGGGCAGGTGGGCCGTCAGAGGCTCCGGGCCGGCAGGTGACTTTCCCACCCTTCCAGGGCTCCCCCCAACCTGTGTGTCGGCCCTGCTGGCCCAGCTGATGCAGGAGGCCCTCCTCTCGGCAGCTCCCCATTGATCTCTCACGGGCCCAGCCTGCGGACAAGGTAGGGGTCGGAGGGGGTGGCTGGGGGAGGCACCCACTCGGAGTCTGGCTGGAGCCCCTGGGCCATCCCCCAGCCATCTCGGCCCATCTCAGTCCAGTCTCGGGCTCAACCAGAGGTTCCCCTAAGAGAGAGGGGACTGCATGCCACCACCCAGGGCCAGCCTTGGATGGGCAGGGTCCCTCCTTACCAGCAGGGCAGGGGCTCAGTACAGGGCTGAGGCCAAGGTGTGAGTCAGGAGCTGGGGACAGACATGATGCAGGGACATGCCCAGGAGAGTGGGGGTCACAATGTCCATCACGACATCATGGGTGACCCATGTCAGTCAGGGGAGGCCCCTCTTTGTGCCTGTTCAGACCCCACTTCAGCTGTCCTCTGCCATACTCAGCTGGCCCAGATCCCACACCCAGTGTGTGGCTTCCAGCCGGCCCCACTTCCAGGGCATGGCTGTGTGGTCCCTCAGTGAGGCCTTCTTTGGGAAGGGGCTGCCTGTCCCTGGTTGGCCCCGGACTGGGGGGTGGAGCCAGTTCCGTGACTGTATTCACCTGGCCCCCAGGGGCAGCTCTGCAAGACCCCTGCCATCCTTGGCCGCTTGCCGCTCTTTGTGTGGATCTGGGTCCGAGAGGCGGGTCCCCAGTGGTGGATGAAGAGGGTGTGGCTGTGGGCACTGGGGTGCGGGCACCTCTGGGAAGACACCGCCCTGACCCCTCTGCAGGACCTCCGGACAGTCCATGGCCCGAGCCCTTGTACTGGGCCCGAGGTCAGGCCCACCCTGCCCGGAGAGGGGTGCCTCTTGGGGTCCTGGTCTTGGGCTTCCTTTTGTGGCCGGCTCCTGTCTCTGTGGTGACTGTGGGGCCTGGTGCCCCTTGGGGGCTGGGCCGTCTCTGCATCTCGTCTGTCCCGGGCGAGGCCTCTTCTGCAGGGACTGTCTGTTGGGCGTCTCTGCGCTCGGCCTCGGTGCTGGCTGTAAGGAGGGCTGCCATCAGGCCTGCCGGGTTGGGCAGGGGGCGCCCTGGCCCCGAGCAGGCCCCTCCCAGAGTCAGGGCGGGGACTGCGGAGTCCAGCAGCGTCCTCCCTACTGCCCTGGGCCCTACCCCGAGGATGATGCCTGCCTAGAGCTCCTTTTGGCCAACTTGGGAACATTTTAGGGA
Coding sequences within:
- the TTLL10 gene encoding inactive polyglycylase TTLL10 isoform X6 — translated: MSAPPQRPRRVFHPSHRGATYCRSFYLTSQHRGRAQRRPTDSPCRRGLARDRRDAETAQPPRGTRPHSHHRDRSRPQKEAQDQDPKRHPSPGRVGLTSGPVQGLGPWTVRRSCRGVRAVSSQRCPHPSAHSHTLFIHHWGPASRTQIHTKSGKRPRMAGVLQSCPWGPGWARERSMGSCREEGLLHQLGQQGRHTDLPDDADAARPQAALLEKHLLGGEKQPPSTGQGPVFYIGGTNGASVISSYCKSKGWQRTQDSQREDCKLTWCEVKCRDTYCRFREGEQLLFQLPNNQLLTTKIGLLRALREHARVVSRTSKPPPSTQAKPGKDTTPALEEFMWTSPGRLGPQRILKMEEFFPETYRLDIRDEREAFFTLFDETQMWICKPTASNQGKGIFLVRNREEVAALQAKTQSIEDAPTYHKMPPRVPQARVVQRYIKNPLLLDGKKFDVRSYLLIACATPYMVFFGHGYARLTLNLYDPCSSDLSGHLTNQFMQKKSPLYMLFKEDTVWSMEHLNRYINDKFCETKGLPRDWVFTTFTKRMQQIMAHCFLAVKSKLECKLGYFDLIGCDFLIDENFKGLRLLLPEK